tttctttcCTTTGTTCCTCTCTCACCGTATCACCCCTCTGTCtgtacccctctccccctccttgtcTCCCCCAGGCAGCAGGCGTATGATGGATGTGATGGATGTCAGTACTCAGAAGGGTATAGAGATGTCTATGGCCCAGTGGAGACGTTACTACGAGACGCCCCCCTCCCAGAGGGACAAACTCTACAACGTCATCAGCCTGGAGTTTAGCCACACCAAGCTGGAGAACCTGGTCCAGAGGCCTGCGTCGGTCAGTCTGAGAGATACATACATACCAAGCTGACGGACCTGGTCCAGAGGCCCACGTTGACCAGTCTGAGATAcgcgcggacacacacacacctatatatatatatatatatatgtatgtatgtatgtatgtatgtatgtatgtatattacATACATCGGCACACACACCCTCCTGTCTGTTCTTACCGCCTCCTGTGTATCCTATCAGGTGGACATCATAgactgggtggacaacatgtggCCTCGGCacctgaaggagagacagagagactccaCCAACTCCATCACAGACATGCAGTACCCCAAAGTGCAGAAGTAAGGCTcacctgtgtcccaaatggcaccctatatagtgcacaacttgaCCATGGTCCGTAGGCCCTGTCAACTCCATCACAGATATGCAGTACCCCAAAGTGCGGAAGTGCGACCCTCTCCCTCATCAACTGcattctccttccctctttctctcctttcctcctctgttCCAGGTATTGTCTAATGAGTGTGCAGGGCTGCTACACGGACTTCCACATAGACTTCGGAGGTTCCTCGGTCTGGTACCACATACTGCGTGGAGGCAAGGTAACAACGGACTACTTGATCTTACAATGTacgacttggactcgagtctCGACCTGTTCTATATGGGACCTGACTTAAGACTTGGGACTCGAATAAGAGTGACTCTAGTTTCCTCTCACTTCTTACCTCTTGAGCTCTTACTTCCTGTCAGGTGTTCTGGCTGATCCCGCCCACGCCTCAGAACCTGGAGCTGTATGAGGACTGGGTGTTGTCAGGGAAACAGGGAGACATCTTCCTGGGAGACAAGGCCCAGGACTGTCAGAGGATAGAGCTGAAGCAGGGCTATACCTTCATGATCCCCTCAGGTACccacttaatatgttgtgaaatctggTGTGAATGGATTGTaatgttgttttttaaatgtagaactgccttcattttgctggactccaggaagagtagctgctgccatggcacGTTTAATCATACTCATACTTTGGCACACATAGATATTTAACCGCTTAAACTTTAACCTAgtgttcctgtttctaatgtttCTTTGTTTGTGTCCTATCAGGTTGGATCCATGCGGTCTACACTCCAGTGGACACCCTGGTGTTTGGGGGAAACTTCCTCCACAGCTTCAACATCCCCATGCAACTCAACATCTACAGCATCGAGGACAGGACACgggtgggacacacacacacacacacacacactctctctttcatctctctctctctcctaaatgCACTGACTCTTTTTTTTATTCCTGAGCACTCGTAGAAGAGACGTTCCAATGTATGTAGTGGAAGTTACTAATAAATTGAAAGTTTAACTTGGTGTCTCTGCAGGTACCAGCTAAGTTCCGTTACCCGTTCTACTATGAGATGTGTTGGTACGTGTTGGAGAGATACCTCTTCAGTCTGACCAACACCTCCTACCTCACGCCTGACTTCCAGAAACACTCCCTGGGCATCGGTCAGTGCCAACACTACCCCCTCTCACTACCCCCTCTCActatcccctctctgtctctctgttctctcacccgtcccctctgtttctctgttctctcacctctgtttctctgttctcacccctcccccctcttctctctcaccctctctctccctctctgttctcacccctcacctctgtttctctgttctcaccccccccccctctgctctccctctcttttctctcaccccctccatctctctctacaccacctcTACTATTCCAGCTTTACAGCAGGCAGTTCAGCACTTCTCTAACCACCATTACTCTATATTAGGTGGTTACGTTTGAATGACAGCACGAGATCTATAACTCGAGACGTGCGTTCTCTGTATTTCGTTAGACTACAAACCGTGCCTTTTCTCTTTCCAACTCCACCTCTTAATCTCtccgtccatccctccctccctcccgccaggTCTTACCAGAGACCCCTCCACCTGTGAGTCGATCAACGGGCACAcccaggaggaggatgaagagggtgCTCCCCCGACCCAGGGCTCTAAGcccggggtgaaggttcacctcaCGCCCTTTGAGCTGGAGGGGCTGTGGAACCTGCTGGGGAAGCTAGAGTCTCTGCCCTCACAGAAGAACTGTGTCCCGGCAGGCATACACGATGCTCCCGCTCTGCTGCACGACATCAGggtgagggatggatggatgtggGTGTCTGACAGATATCCTCATATCAAAGTGGATGCATTcgcatgactgactgactaagtcactttggataaaaaccGTCTGCTAAATGGCGTATATATTATaaaggttttgtgtgtgtgttttcatgtacTGACCTTCTCTTGTCCTCTGTAAGGCCCTGCTGAAGGAGCATGCTAATGACATCCCCAAACTGTCCTACACTGGCAAGCCCATCGTCAAGTGGCCCAAGAGGGTGAGAAGCAGACACCGCATTCAGTCACATGCTCATATTGGCCCTTTACACTCCTACCCATATACAGGATCAGATTGTCAGGTTTGGAGGGCAATACGCGCCTTCATTTGgacgcagtggctgtacagtaacttGATATACCTGACGCCAGAGCTCAGTCTGTCTGCTTCACAGCGCTGGATGGGTTTGGACTGACAGCCGTGTTTTGAACTTGAGCACCACACGCGACAAGATGCCCTCGTCCCTCCCGCTAATTGGGCAACCTATTGCACCTTTTTTttttgtctgactgagagaaacgcTGTAAATTTAAAGAGGACTCGGATGTATTTAGAACGGTGGAAAGGTCGAGGATGAcaataaataccgctttgatgtcgttacaagcaagccaaacacctgggagtccaaatgtgcacttcacatttccgtATCATAAAAGTCATGTCTATAGAGTGACAACGTTACAAGATAACATGGCGGCGTACCCTGTTCcgaacagaatgagcctatgtttgtttgtttgtgggggGGGGAAATTAGCCGCGGAACAAGCACTCCTGACTGACTTTCTATGCTCACCAAAATTCcaatctgtttctctgaattgtCTTGTGAAAGCCTAACGCTGTAAGATCGTATTTTAGAACTTAGcgagtcatgttggcaatagaatacGCTTTcgaatgatgcccacctgacccagactgCAGTTTTCTAGTGAGATGTTTTTGGACAGTGTGAACCACAACAGTAATTGTGCGACGTCGCCGATGcggggctgtgttccaaacaaatcAACTTCAAGTCtgctgctctagttcctcaacggcacaactaggagagctcaaaaaatgacttttatttttatttttttattttttttagttGAAGACTTCACATAAGTGCATTGAAATTCATATTTTTTATAATGTTACTGAAATTCcatcttgtgtcaggtgaactgttgtcctCAACTTTGGTTTAatcattttcccataatgtccAAACTGTTGCTACCGTGCGTATGCTTTTTAATAGTTGTTCTGTGAGAAACATAAACCTGTAGCCCTGTCCATATAGGCCTATCCCCACaagtgttaacacacacacatacgtacattGTCATAAGACGGAGTGCAAGTCATGCCACATTCTTAGACTGCTACACACCTCACTTTAAATCGATGTACTTTTCTGACTCCTAAATCCAAGGGTGATTTAATCCACAGAGGGATGCTTTCCCAGACAGATTTAAGCCTAGTGCTGGACTGTTGCCTTCGTCTCCCCTATTGTTtagatttatttttttttactttgaatTCACCTTTATCTCTAATTCTCGTCCCCCTCCTTCCAGCCGTCGTGGTACcagccccctccccctcctcccccggtGGCTCGTCCCAAGCTGTCTGCCACGGTGGTGCCCCCGCGACCCCAGAAGCCCGCTTCCTCCATGTCCGTGCTGCGGCGGCGGCGTGTGCGGTGTAAGCGCTGCGAGGCGTGCGTCAGGACGGAGTGCGGGGACTGTAACTTCTGCAGGGACATGAAGAAGTTCGGAGGGCCGGGGAAACTCAAACAGACCTGCGTGCTCCGACAGTGTCTGGCGGTGAGAGCGAGccggggggggtgtgtgtgtgagcgagtgggatggtgtgtgtgtgagagagagcgagcgggggGGGGAGGGCATGTGTGggtttggatgtgtgtgtgtgagatgtttCATCCATACAGTAGAAGCATtgtcactgtctccctctctttgctACCTGTGTGTATTGCTTACTGCTTTCCTTTGATGCCTGGGTCCTTACTCTGTATCTCTTCTTCCCAGCTAGTATACGGTGTGTGTGAGAGTCATTCTGACAGAATATACTAGTCTGTCAGTATATtaactcctccctttctctcccccagcCGGGTCTGCCCCTGTCAGTGGTGTGTGAGATCTGTGCAGAGGGGaaccaggagggaggagaggggccaGTCTTTGCCCTCACCCTCATGGAGTGTTCCAACTGTGCCCAGATAGCCCACCCCGCCTGCCTGAAGGTAACACCGACACTCTCCTCAAACTATACCCTACCTTCAAGTTTCAGCTTGATTTGCCATATGTAATAAATGCATGTTGAAATCTTACTCACCAGAACGCTCACAATCAAATCAGCATTAAAACACACGACAtcactttttgttgttgtctgtcATCAGTACAGATGGAGGTTAaactctccctctacttctctctgtTGGTTCTCAAACAAAATGCTTAACACTTCTctgaccatctctctctgtctctctccctccaccactgtctctctgtctctctccctccaccactgtctctctctccctccaccactgtctctctctccctccaccactgtctctctctccctccaccactgtctctctctccctccaccactgtctctctctccctccaccactgtctctctctccctccaccactgtctgtctctccctccaccactgtctctgtctctccctccaccactgtctctgtctctccctccaccactgtctctgtctctccctccaccactgtctctgtctctccctccaccactgtctctgtctctccctccaccactgtCGCTGTCTCTGCCTCCACCACTGTCGCTGTCTCTGCCTCCACCACTGTCGCTGTCTCTGCCTCCACCACTGTCGCTGTCTCTGCCTCCACCACTGTCGCTGTCTCTGCCTCCACCACTGTCGCTGTCTCTGCCTCCACCACTGTCGCTGTCTCTGCCTCCACCACTGTCGCTGTCTCTGCCTCCACCACTGTCGCTGTCTCTGCCTCCACCACTGTCGCTGTCTCTGCCTCCACCACTGTCGCTGTCTCTGCCTCCACCACTGTCGCTGTCTCTGCCTCCACCACTGTCGCTGTCTCTGCCTCCACCACTGTCGCTGTCTCTGCCTCCACCACTGTCGCTGTCTCTGCCTCCACCACTGTCGCTGTCTCTGCCTCCACCACTGTCGCTGTCTCTGCCTCCACCACTGTCGCTGTCTCTGCCTCCACCACTGTCGCTGTCTCTGCCTCCACCACTGTCGCTGTCTCTGCCTCCACCACTGTCGCTGTCTCTGCCTCCACCACTGTCGCTGTCTCTGCCTCCACCACTGTCGCTGTCTCTGCCTCCACCACTGTCGCTGTCTCTGCCTCCACcactgtcgctctctgtctctccgtctctgtgtgtctctaggTAACAGGGGATGGTGTGGTGAATACAGATCTGCCCAGCTGCTGGGAGTGTCCCAAATGTGTTCTGGGAATCACCGACACTGAGGTAGACCCTcctctatccacacacacacacacacacacacactgtgtcccGGCTAGCTAACGGCCGTGACTCTCTCCCTGTGCTGTGTGTCAGTCTTCGGGCACCGATGATGATGACAGTGGGGCGTCCGTTGGCCTCGGCGCTGGCGTGAGCTCCCTCTCCGCCACCCAGGGGCCTCTAGGGGTCTCCATGGAGCCAGGCTCTGCTCCTGGGTTGGGGGACGAGGGCTGGGGCAGGGCGATACTGCTATACCCAGGGCTGGTtcccaaccccccctcctcctggtTCTCCGAGGCGCCCCTTCCCTCCCCTGGGCAGCTACTACTAGAGCAGCACGGCCTCAAGCGGGCGGGGAGATGGGCAAGCGGGCGCAGGAAGAGGGTGAGAGGCCTACCGCTGCAACCGTCCTTCCCCCCGCCCGTTACATCATCATCACGCGCCTATCACTGCTCTGACTGACGAGGGGAGCAGCTGGGGGAGACGTGAGGCTTTGGGCTCCACAAATACTGGGCGAATGTAGAACCCTTTGCTTTAGGGTCGATATCAGATACTTTATCTGTGCCTGTTTTCAGCTTACCTGGCTTAATGGACCAATCGAAAagtctggcactccaggcagactcaAGAAAAATATTTAAAGGGGTTTTCAACTATTTGAACACAGGTCTAGTCCATGTATTTGTGGAGCAGAAAGTGTTTGTAGCCTGAACGAAAGCCCAGTGCATGTGGAGGTTGAGCGAGAGAATCAGCAGCTTGTGATGTGAATGTGCTTGTCTGTTTTCAGTGCAGCAGGCATTATGTCAACAGATGTTACAGTATTCAATGAACAGTGAATTTCTGTTGCATTGatgtttctttcttttttttgatTTCAGGTGAAGGGGGACAAGAATAAAATGTTACACGCGGTAAGTATGGCAGccaataaaaatgtattcaattaaaCCGAAGACAGTTTTTCAGCCTTTCCCTAAAGGATACtttgctccctctctcctttcctctgccttCTTTCATtttctcctttcctccttccTTCCAGAAACGCAAGTCTTCTTCGTATCTCGACGGTCGCATCGCCAAGATCTACCGTCGCCGTGGTCACAGCCgagacgacgacgacgacgacgactcgggcagtgatgatgatgatgatgatgatgaaggctCCAGGGGCGGAGGAGGCGGCACGGGACAGAAGATGTCCGGGCCACGCCCTCGCGGCAGTGGCTCCGCCTCTCGGAGAGGTTACGGGACTGGGAGGCGGGGCATTTGGAGAGGCTCCTCCCACAGAGGGGCAGGCCGCGGAAGTGCTCTGTCCCCTCACTCCTCCCTGAAGATGAGGCGCGGCAGAGGAGGGCTGGGGGCGggccgaggggatagagagggggggcgtagggagaggggagggagagtgcgCCTCCGGGGAGGCACTAGGATGCAGAGACGCAGGGACGAGTCAGAGGAGGATGACGACGATGATGACGACGACGAGGAAGATGACGACAGTGAGGAAGATCGGCAGCATCACCACCGGCAACGCCGCAGGCGGAGGAGAACGgatgacgatgaggaagacgatgatgaggaagacgatgatgAGGAAGACAGCTCGGCCCGGGACCTGGAGGGGGAGGATGAGGACGTAGCCGATGAGGAAGACGACGAGAACCGGTCAGACTCTGAACCAGAGCCTCCCGTCCTCCTGGTGTCTGACCTTAACGACGACCTCCTAAACGGCTCGTACCTGACAGTGACCCTACAGCGCCCCCCCAGGGCCAAACGCCACCCCGGCTCCATCGTGCCCAAGCTGGAGGCCGCCATGTCTCCCAGAACCCACGGCGGCGGTCCAGGTTACGTCCAGCATAAAACCCTCGGGAAGACGCGGCACAAAAACGGCACGGTCGCCGCCGGCAACGGCCTGGCCCAGCCCGCCAAGAATCCAGTCGGCCGGCCGCCTCGTCATCGTATCAACAATCCACCAGGCGACACagcagacagggaaagagagagggacactGCCTCTCATTCCTCCTCTGACTCCtcggcccccccccccacccctcctccccactcctcccactctccttccTCGCTCCTGTCGCTTCCCTCCTTCAAGGATGTAGGAAACGAgaaaggaggggagaaggaggtgtGGGTGGCGGTGTTCTGTTACCTGAGCAGAGCCGAGCTGGCTAGCTGTATGACTGTCTGTAAGGCCTGGTACAAATGGTGAGTGTGTTATTAGATTCCAATTCACAGCCATAAGCATGGCTTGTaagtgattgggggggggggatctatACAGTTGCATATTGGCATATTATTTTTGGCAATATGGTATTAACAATATCGCAATATTTTCTGCTAGTTGGttgttctccatctttttaaatatggagccaatttgttttcagcacttatttccatgactgatccaAACTGGTTTCTCATggctctgttgtctctctccaacagacatctatatggtgagcaatatgtttggaacatcgaatcgcaataaaatgACAGTATCCAATCGCGTTACTTATAGAATCGCAAtccatatcgtatcggcacctaagtatggcGATAATAtcatatcgtgaggtccctggcaattacCAGCCCTACTTATTGTTTCTATAGACAAAGGAGTTTATTTCCTGTTTCTGGTTCAACGCAGTTTCAGGATATTTTCTTCCATTTTTAAAATGGCATGACACTCTCCTTTAATCTGTGGACCAAAGGGCACTTTCTGTGGGGCTTCTCCATGAAGCGTGGTTTTTACACCAGAGGACGAGGAGACAGTCATGTCATTTTTAATGGATGAAAAATACTAAAGCTGCGTTGAAACGGAACCAGGAAACCTCCTTTATCTAACAGTACTGTCCTCGtttctgtacccccccccccccctctcctctcatccctcctctctgtaGGAGTTGTGACAAGCGTCTGTGGAGTGGTGTGGATGTATCGCggtgtccctccctctcctcccaggcCGTGCAGGGCATCATCAAACGCCAGCCCACCTCCCTGGACCTTTCCTGGACCCCCGTGTCCAAGAGACAGATCACCCTGCTCATACACCGCCTGCCAGGTAGGACACACATATATagctactgtacacacacacatacaacaacatccaccacaacagtctacacacacaccttaccATTGCAAGATGAATTAAAAccttctccatcctctctctattccacccaaTCTCTTCTATCAGGTCTGAAGGAGTTGATGATAGCAGGTTGCTCCTGGTCGTCAATGTCAGCCCTGTCCACCCCCAGCCTGCCGTGCCTCCGTACCCTGGACCTGCGCTGGGCAGAGGGGGTCAAAGACACCCAGATCAGGGACCTGGTCACACCACCAGGTCACTAGTCGATACTAACTGACTAACAGGGGTGTTAGGAGTTAaatctctctccttttcctcctggCCTTCTGACTGCAGCAGGCCACTGGTGCCGTGTGTGTTTGACTATAGTAGTTTGTCTTTGAGGAATTATGTAGCTGCCTCACCTCCCCTATGATGAATGAATCTCGAGTTTTAGGTGGTTTGGTTTGGCGAGTAAGTATTTTATATTGAATGGGGTGGGTATGTGACGGTACTGTACAtatctaacccctctctccctgcaggTTGTGACAGTCGGTCTCGGCTGCGTGGCTGTGTGGCGCTGCGTCTAGCCGGCCTGGACATCAGTGACTCCACCCTGAGACTGATTCTCCGTCACATGCCCCTGCTAGAGAGGCTGGACCTGGCCCACTGCAGGGACCTCACGGATCAGTCCGTCTGCCTGCTCACCGCCGCCGGCACACGCAACACGCTCACAGAGATCAACCTCGCAGGTAGGtgcgcacacacactctctccctcccatggAATGCATAGAGATAAACCTTGAAGGTACACACAACCCACATGTGAATTTGCAATTGCTGACATCAGCCtcgcaagtacacacacacactcatttccTTCATACAGGTTGTAcacctctacctctgtctaaGCCCTCCTTCCCCTTCCTCCCCCAGGCTGTAACAAGCTGACGGACGGCTGTCTGGCGTACCTGAAGAGGGCGTCTGGCCTGGCGCTGCTAGACCTGCGGGGCTGCAAAGGTGTGACGCTGCGGGGCTGTGAGGGCTTCATCTCGGACCTCTCTCACTGCGTCCTGTTCTGTATGACGGAGGAGAAACTCATCCAGAGGATATCCTAAAACTGACCCCGTTCTTACCCCTACGCAAGGGGCACGTAGAGACCCCATACCAGCCAGGcagggggggagagatggggagcaGCCAACACCACTCCCCCGGAAAAAGGAGAGCAGGCGCTCCAGAAAAAGGAGGGCGagcaaaaaaaaaagtgaaaagaCGTTCCCACTCCTCACTTGGGATGATAGAagacatggagagaggagaggatggagggatggtgtcAGGAGAGGGGAGAATGTGCTGTTGCAGCATCATGTGTTTATTAGGAGGGTTAGGAATCATATGAATAGCACAGACACTTGTTAATGTTGTTCACGCTACAGGGCTGAAAATGGGAAccctgggcctcccgagtggtctAAGCAGTGCTACCTGtgtcactagagatcctggttcaagtccagtcgcagccgtgaccgggagacccatgaggcggcgcgaaattggcccagcgtcgtccaggttaggggagggtttggccttgtcaaatgatgtccttgtcccatcgtgcactagcgactcctgtggcgggccgggcgcagtgcacgctgaccaggtcgctaggtgtacggtgtttcctctgacacattggtgcggctggcttccgagttggatgggcattgtgtcaagaagcagtgcggctaggttgggttgtgtttctgaggacgcatggctctcgaccttcacctctcccgagtccgtacgggagttgcagcgatgagacaagactgtaactaccaattggataccacaaaattggggagaaaaaacgtTAAAAAAGAAAATGGTAACCCTGTGGATTTTTGTGCTACATGGTCTACATGAACTAGAGtgaattagggttaaggtttcaGGGGAGGTTGAGAGGGAAGGGGACTGAGGAAGACTCAGACATGACTGGCGTGTCCCACTAGGTTCAGATTCTATGCCACACTGCCCAACACTTCCACGGACTCCTTGGGGAAACCGAGGAGACTCGGAAGCACAGAGGGGATGATGAAATGCAAACGAGTGCCAACCCATTCCTAGAAATCCCCCCATTTCAGCTCTCTTCTTTTCGTGCCATCCTCACCGCTGCTCCTTACGCTTACAGCCATGAGTTTTGTTGGATAAAAACTGTACTGTATCTCTCATTAGTTACATCCAAAATGGTACCCTGTTCCTCATAGTACACTACtacagagccctggtcaaaggtagtactctatatagggaatagggtgctatttgggacgaatACATTGTTTCTCTTCAGTTTTACTTGACTCCCTTTCTCACTACCAGCCACTACAGGTCTTAACTTTGCTTCTTTGAATTCCCTCATTTGACAGACTATTTTCCTCCTGTCATTTTAATGTCTTTCTTTTCTGTCAGTCTTTTACAGGTGTAACGTTTTGTTCatccccctgtctctgtcccccatAATGCTATTGTTAATAATGTTGAACCCGGAGGGCTCTTGGGTTGGGCGCGTCCCAAATGTCAGGTGTGTCCCAATATAGCGCATTACTTttgaaaagtattgcactatatagggaataggataccatttgggacgtagtcTTGGTGAATTGTTTTGGTTGCCCTACTGCAGTTGCTCAATGGGACTGTTATGTGCCTGTAGCATTGCAATCAGTTATATAattattttctgaaatgttttgcaGAAATTCTGTTAATTTGTGGTTTTTACGAGGGAAAAAAAGAAATTAAAACAAGAAAAATCTGAAATGAATATTGTGTGCGCACATCTTGA
The window above is part of the Salvelinus fontinalis isolate EN_2023a chromosome 42, ASM2944872v1, whole genome shotgun sequence genome. Proteins encoded here:
- the kdm2aa gene encoding lysine (K)-specific demethylase 2Aa isoform X3, which produces MSSEMERSGTRRRYHDDGISDDEIEGKRTFDLEEKLTSERFTSDRVKRMEGKDLTFEYIQRGGLRDPIIFEKPDGLGIKMPDPDFSVNDVKIFVGSRRMMDVMDVSTQKGIEMSMAQWRRYYETPPSQRDKLYNVISLEFSHTKLENLVQRPASVDIIDWVDNMWPRHLKERQRDSTNSITDMQYPKVQKYCLMSVQGCYTDFHIDFGGSSVWYHILRGGKVFWLIPPTPQNLELYEDWVLSGKQGDIFLGDKAQDCQRIELKQGYTFMIPSGWIHAVYTPVDTLVFGGNFLHSFNIPMQLNIYSIEDRTRVPAKFRYPFYYEMCWYVLERYLFSLTNTSYLTPDFQKHSLGIGLTRDPSTCESINGHTQEEDEEGAPPTQGSKPGVKVHLTPFELEGLWNLLGKLESLPSQKNCVPAGIHDAPALLHDIRALLKEHANDIPKLSYTGKPIVKWPKRPSWYQPPPPPPPVARPKLSATVVPPRPQKPASSMSVLRRRRVRCKRCEACVRTECGDCNFCRDMKKFGGPGKLKQTCVLRQCLAPGLPLSVVCEICAEGNQEGGEGPVFALTLMECSNCAQIAHPACLKVTGDGVVNTDLPSCWECPKCVLGITDTESSGTDDDDSGASVGLGAGVSSLSATQGPLGVSMEPGSAPGLGDEGWGRAILLYPGLVPNPPSSWFSEAPLPSPGQLLLEQHGLKRAGRWASGRRKRVKGDKNKMLHAKRKSSSYLDGRIAKIYRRRGHSRDDDDDDDSGSDDDDDDDEGSRGGGGGTGQKMSGPRPRGSGSASRRGYGTGRRGIWRGSSHRGAGRGSALSPHSSLKMRRGRGGLGAGRGDREGGRRERGGRVRLRGGTRMQRRRDESEEDDDDDDDDEEDDDSEEDRQHHHRQRRRRRRTDDDEEDDDEEDDDEEDSSARDLEGEDEDVADEEDDENRSDSEPEPPVLLVSDLNDDLLNGSYLTVTLQRPPRAKRHPGSIVPKLEAAMSPRTHGGGPGYVQHKTLGKTRHKNGTVAAGNGLAQPAKNPVGRPPRHRINNPPGDTADRERERDTASHSSSDSSAPPPTPPPHSSHSPSSLLSLPSFKDVGNEKGGEKEVWVAVFCYLSRAELASCMTVCKAWYKWSCDKRLWSGVDVSRCPSLSSQAVQGIIKRQPTSLDLSWTPVSKRQITLLIHRLPGLKELMIAGCSWSSMSALSTPSLPCLRTLDLRWAEGVKDTQIRDLVTPPGCDSRSRLRGCVALRLAGLDISDSTLRLILRHMPLLERLDLAHCRDLTDQSVCLLTAAGTRNTLTEINLAGCNKLTDGCLAYLKRASGLALLDLRGCKGVTLRGCEGFISDLSHCVLFCMTEEKLIQRIS
- the kdm2aa gene encoding lysine (K)-specific demethylase 2Aa isoform X6; translation: MMDVMDVSTQKGIEMSMAQWRRYYETPPSQRDKLYNVISLEFSHTKLENLVQRPASVDIIDWVDNMWPRHLKERQRDSTNSITDMQYPKVQKYCLMSVQGCYTDFHIDFGGSSVWYHILRGGKVFWLIPPTPQNLELYEDWVLSGKQGDIFLGDKAQDCQRIELKQGYTFMIPSGWIHAVYTPVDTLVFGGNFLHSFNIPMQLNIYSIEDRTRVPAKFRYPFYYEMCWYVLERYLFSLTNTSYLTPDFQKHSLGIGLTRDPSTCESINGHTQEEDEEGAPPTQGSKPGVKVHLTPFELEGLWNLLGKLESLPSQKNCVPAGIHDAPALLHDIRALLKEHANDIPKLSYTGKPIVKWPKRPSWYQPPPPPPPVARPKLSATVVPPRPQKPASSMSVLRRRRVRCKRCEACVRTECGDCNFCRDMKKFGGPGKLKQTCVLRQCLAPGLPLSVVCEICAEGNQEGGEGPVFALTLMECSNCAQIAHPACLKVTGDGVVNTDLPSCWECPKCVLGITDTESSGTDDDDSGASVGLGAGVSSLSATQGPLGVSMEPGSAPGLGDEGWGRAILLYPGLVPNPPSSWFSEAPLPSPGQLLLEQHGLKRAGRWASGRRKRVKGDKNKMLHAKRKSSSYLDGRIAKIYRRRGHSRDDDDDDDSGSDDDDDDDEGSRGGGGGTGQKMSGPRPRGSGSASRRGYGTGRRGIWRGSSHRGAGRGSALSPHSSLKMRRGRGGLGAGRGDREGGRRERGGRVRLRGGTRMQRRRDESEEDDDDDDDDEEDDDSEEDRQHHHRQRRRRRRTDDDEEDDDEEDDDEEDSSARDLEGEDEDVADEEDDENRSDSEPEPPVLLVSDLNDDLLNGSYLTVTLQRPPRAKRHPGSIVPKLEAAMSPRTHGGGPGYVQHKTLGKTRHKNGTVAAGNGLAQPAKNPVGRPPRHRINNPPGDTADRERERDTASHSSSDSSAPPPTPPPHSSHSPSSLLSLPSFKDVGNEKGGEKEVWVAVFCYLSRAELASCMTVCKAWYKWSCDKRLWSGVDVSRCPSLSSQAVQGIIKRQPTSLDLSWTPVSKRQITLLIHRLPGLKELMIAGCSWSSMSALSTPSLPCLRTLDLRWAEGVKDTQIRDLVTPPGCDSRSRLRGCVALRLAGLDISDSTLRLILRHMPLLERLDLAHCRDLTDQSVCLLTAAGTRNTLTEINLAGCNKLTDGCLAYLKRASGLALLDLRGCKGVTLRGCEGFISDLSHCVLFCMTEEKLIQRIS